A genomic window from Nicotiana sylvestris chromosome 11, ASM39365v2, whole genome shotgun sequence includes:
- the LOC138881666 gene encoding uncharacterized mitochondrial protein AtMg00810-like: MHKRKYTLELISEVGLSAAKPAATPIDTNIKLTSTQYDKVNTKSQAEEDSLVDQATYQKLIGKLLYLIVTRPDIFFGVQTLSQGILLSSKNNNVVIAYCDADWAACPITRRTVIGFLIEIGDLLVSWKSKKHTTISRSSAEAEYRSLAITVAELIWLIGVLKEVETDINLPVEIHSNSKAAIQIAANPVYHETN; encoded by the exons ATGCATAAGAGGAAATATACCTTAGAACTCATTTCAGAAGTTGGATTGTCTGCTGCCAAACCTGCAGCAACACCTATTGATACAAACATCAAGCTCACTTCAACACAATATGATAAGGTAAATACAAAGAGTCAAGCTGAAGAAGATTCCTTGGTTGATCAAGCTACTTATCAAAAACTCATAGGGAAGTTGCTCTATCTAATTGTAACCAGACCTGATATATTCTTTGGAGTTCAAACTCTAA GTCAGGGAATACTCTTATCTAGCAAAAACAATAATGTTGTGATTGCATACTGTGATGCTGACTGGGCTGCCTGCCCTATTACTAGAAGAACTGTCATTGGTTTCTTAATCGAGATTGGTGACTTATTAGTGTCATGGAAATCTAAGAAGCATACCACAATTTCTAGAAGCTCAGCAGAAGCTGAGTATAGAAGTCTTGCAATAACTGTAGCAGAACTTATTTGGTTGATAGGAGTTTTGAAAGAAGTGGAAACAGACATCAACCTACCAGTTGAAATTCATAGTAACAGCAAAGCAGCCATACAAATAGCTGCAAATCCTGTTTATCATGAAACGAACTAA